Proteins encoded together in one Marispirochaeta sp. window:
- the bioB gene encoding biotin synthase BioB yields the protein MINMKQLPIELCSIVNVHSGNCSEDCAFCAQSKHHTCDIEKYDTLPQPSLLKQARLLAEKGVSYFSLVASGREPSQFLFEYIIDTVKKIKQAAPRLKVCVSLGFLTKERARALALAGVSRYHHNLETGPSFFNKICTSHTYAERINTLEIARQAGLELCCGGIIGLGESEKDRIEMFNQIQELNIRSIPINILHAVEETPLAQMPLLSKEEIVKTIGFAREINPAAKIRIAGGRDQFEHAFVLDCVKAGADALMTGNYLTTKGFSLDQDLKLLNMH from the coding sequence ATGATTAATATGAAACAGTTACCCATCGAACTCTGCTCTATCGTAAATGTCCATTCCGGTAATTGCAGTGAAGATTGTGCGTTTTGTGCTCAATCAAAACATCATACCTGTGATATAGAGAAATACGATACGCTGCCTCAGCCCTCTCTGCTTAAACAGGCAAGGTTGCTTGCGGAAAAAGGTGTCTCGTATTTTTCCCTTGTTGCCAGCGGGAGAGAGCCGTCACAGTTTCTGTTCGAATATATAATCGATACTGTAAAAAAAATAAAACAAGCGGCACCTCGGCTTAAAGTCTGTGTGTCACTGGGTTTCTTAACTAAAGAGAGGGCCAGGGCACTTGCACTGGCAGGGGTATCCCGCTATCACCACAATCTTGAGACTGGGCCGTCTTTTTTTAACAAAATATGTACAAGCCATACATATGCCGAACGGATCAATACTCTGGAAATTGCCAGACAAGCCGGCTTGGAGCTTTGCTGTGGCGGTATAATTGGTCTTGGTGAATCTGAGAAAGATCGCATAGAGATGTTTAATCAGATACAAGAACTCAATATTCGTTCGATTCCGATAAATATTTTACATGCAGTCGAGGAAACTCCACTGGCACAAATGCCGCTTCTCTCCAAAGAAGAGATCGTAAAAACGATCGGTTTTGCAAGAGAGATAAACCCTGCGGCGAAAATACGGATTGCAGGGGGGCGCGATCAGTTTGAACATGCGTTTGTGCTCGATTGTGTCAAAGCCGGAGCAGACGCATTAATGACCGGAAACTACCTTACGACGAAGGGATTCTCACTCGATCAAGATCTTAAGCTTCTTAATATGCACTAG
- a CDS encoding sodium:solute symporter family protein, translating to MIAAVVVYAVVLLGFGLSEFKKIGNFDDFVVSGRKQGAGSITYSILATCIGASATLGVVSTACTIGFPAFWWLGAGALGLLCQSFFLSQKVREVGAYTLPDLSERLIGKEARFLTSVVVVIAWIGIIAAQFVAGAKLLSLFGGITPFYSILITAAVIIFYSILGGQPSIIKTDKIQFAVLGGALLYTFIFLFTSEAIPLESVRFDIVNSSFTAKDLLYYLFIIGGSYFVCPLLFSRLLSSTSPQKAQKASLFSALGLLIISLVITFIGIWASFYIEQSYTGDVLGYLIKEKLPTPGGLVLLLGLFSAIISSADTCLFAVASIVEYDLLKKKRIANTRLVIGIVGMVSALLATKNPDIISLLIQAYGVFTAGIVPPIAISLIMWKKRKIHPYWGVGAIVCGGVLGVAANLTAVDMVALVGMALSTGFSLIGLYIPQKKLPHVLGENLG from the coding sequence GTGATTGCTGCAGTTGTTGTGTATGCTGTCGTACTACTCGGCTTCGGCCTTTCCGAATTCAAGAAGATCGGAAATTTCGACGACTTTGTCGTTTCCGGGAGGAAACAGGGAGCCGGATCCATTACGTACTCCATCCTTGCGACGTGTATTGGGGCTTCGGCTACCCTGGGGGTGGTTTCAACAGCGTGCACTATCGGGTTTCCGGCATTTTGGTGGCTGGGGGCCGGAGCTCTTGGCCTTCTATGCCAATCCTTTTTTTTGTCCCAAAAGGTACGAGAAGTTGGCGCCTATACCCTGCCTGATTTGTCGGAGCGACTCATAGGGAAAGAAGCACGATTCTTGACTTCAGTAGTGGTGGTTATCGCGTGGATTGGTATTATTGCCGCGCAATTTGTGGCCGGAGCAAAGCTTTTATCGCTCTTCGGCGGCATAACCCCATTTTATTCTATCCTCATAACAGCTGCCGTCATCATTTTTTATTCAATACTAGGTGGGCAGCCATCAATAATCAAAACCGATAAGATACAGTTCGCTGTTTTGGGGGGAGCTCTACTCTATACGTTCATATTTCTTTTTACCAGTGAAGCGATTCCTTTGGAGAGTGTTCGATTTGATATTGTAAATAGCAGTTTTACGGCAAAAGATTTGTTGTATTATCTATTTATCATTGGCGGGAGTTATTTTGTGTGTCCTCTGCTTTTCAGTCGGCTATTAAGTTCGACAAGTCCTCAGAAGGCTCAAAAGGCCTCACTTTTTTCAGCACTGGGGCTTTTGATCATAAGCCTTGTGATTACTTTCATAGGCATATGGGCTTCGTTTTATATCGAGCAATCCTATACTGGCGATGTCCTAGGTTACCTTATCAAGGAAAAACTTCCAACTCCAGGCGGCCTGGTGCTGCTACTGGGTCTGTTTTCGGCAATTATATCATCAGCAGATACCTGCCTGTTTGCAGTTGCAAGTATCGTAGAATATGATCTCTTAAAGAAGAAACGCATCGCAAATACCAGATTAGTTATCGGAATCGTCGGAATGGTTTCCGCACTATTAGCAACGAAGAATCCGGATATCATCTCTTTGCTTATTCAGGCGTATGGTGTATTTACCGCTGGCATTGTTCCTCCTATCGCAATTTCCTTAATCATGTGGAAAAAGCGAAAAATTCATCCATACTGGGGAGTCGGGGCAATTGTGTGCGGTGGAGTTTTAGGCGTTGCGGCGAACCTTACGGCTGTTGATATGGTGGCCTTGGTGGGAATGGCTCTTTCGACTGGTTTTTCGCTTATCGGACTTTATATACCTCAAAAAAAGCTGCCCCATGTCTTAGGAGAGAACCTTGGCTAA